Proteins co-encoded in one Caulobacter rhizosphaerae genomic window:
- a CDS encoding family 1 glycosylhydrolase, with amino-acid sequence MDIDRRTLIAAGAAVAAAPAAHAATPSKSGFPRRFLWGAATAGHQIEGNNVNADNWVAENTKPTAYAEPSGDACNSFELWPQDLDLVKAMGLNTYRFSLEWSRIEPEMGRFSPAMLDHYKAIVAGCHRRGLTPMLTFNHYTTPRWFAARGGWTAQDAADLFGRFCDRSARHLADGLGYATTLNEPNLPEVVRAAIPPEMLAKLTPVFQASAEAQARAAGSKVFIVGNSISYDDPAAVTANKIAGHRAGRAAIKAVRGDLPVGVSLAIPDDQALGEQSLRDTMRARQHGAWLEAVRGDDFLGVQNYERAVWDDKGKVEAEAAGDRNLAGTPIFADSLANAVRYAYGVARVPIIVTEHGVNTADDAVRARFIPAALRDLKAVMDEGVPVQGYIHWSLLDNFEWIYGYKMKYGLVAVDRMTFARTPKASSRIYGAIARRNAL; translated from the coding sequence ATGGATATTGATCGCAGGACCCTGATCGCCGCGGGCGCCGCGGTCGCGGCCGCGCCCGCCGCCCATGCGGCCACGCCCTCGAAGTCCGGCTTTCCACGCCGATTTCTATGGGGCGCCGCGACGGCCGGCCATCAGATCGAAGGCAACAACGTCAACGCCGACAATTGGGTCGCCGAGAACACCAAGCCCACGGCCTATGCCGAGCCGTCCGGCGACGCCTGCAACAGCTTCGAGCTGTGGCCGCAGGATCTGGACCTGGTGAAGGCCATGGGCCTGAACACTTATCGCTTCAGCCTGGAGTGGTCGCGGATCGAACCGGAGATGGGGCGTTTCTCTCCGGCCATGCTCGATCACTACAAGGCCATCGTCGCCGGCTGTCACCGGCGCGGACTGACGCCCATGCTGACCTTCAACCACTACACCACGCCTCGCTGGTTCGCCGCGCGCGGGGGCTGGACCGCCCAGGACGCGGCGGACCTGTTCGGCCGCTTCTGCGATCGTTCCGCCCGTCACCTGGCGGATGGCCTTGGCTACGCCACCACCCTCAACGAGCCCAATCTCCCGGAGGTCGTGCGCGCCGCGATCCCGCCCGAGATGCTGGCCAAGCTGACCCCGGTGTTCCAGGCGAGCGCCGAAGCGCAAGCCCGCGCCGCGGGCAGCAAGGTGTTCATCGTCGGCAACTCGATCAGTTACGACGATCCGGCCGCGGTCACCGCCAACAAGATCGCGGGCCATCGCGCGGGGCGCGCGGCGATCAAGGCCGTCCGCGGCGACCTGCCGGTCGGCGTCAGCCTGGCCATCCCCGATGACCAGGCGCTCGGCGAACAGAGCCTGCGCGACACCATGCGCGCCCGCCAGCACGGCGCATGGCTCGAGGCCGTGCGCGGCGACGATTTCCTGGGCGTGCAGAACTACGAGCGGGCGGTTTGGGACGACAAGGGCAAGGTCGAAGCGGAAGCCGCCGGTGATCGCAACCTGGCCGGAACCCCGATCTTCGCCGATTCCCTGGCCAACGCCGTCCGCTATGCCTATGGCGTGGCCCGCGTGCCGATCATCGTCACCGAGCATGGCGTCAACACCGCCGACGACGCGGTCCGGGCGCGGTTCATTCCCGCGGCGCTTCGGGATCTGAAGGCGGTCATGGACGAAGGCGTGCCCGTCCAAGGCTATATTCACTGGAGCCTGCTGGACAACTTCGAGTGGATCTACGGCTACAAAATGAAATATGGCCTCGTCGCGGTCGACCGCATGACGTTCGCGCGGACGCCCAAGGCCAGTTCAAGGATCTATGGCGCGATCGCGCGCCGCAACGCGCTCTAG
- a CDS encoding MerR family transcriptional regulator gives MSISQAAVRLGVTHRTLRHYEAMGLVQPQRPRGNTRAYDGPSMQRLELIVALRAADLPLSAVADILDREADPAAQALRVNTVVDAALVRARQAVARLEAVRQAARGEGLPGLRRLAVVDDQQVSQ, from the coding sequence ATGTCGATTTCCCAAGCCGCAGTCCGGCTTGGCGTAACGCATCGCACCCTGCGTCACTATGAGGCCATGGGGCTGGTTCAGCCTCAGCGGCCGAGGGGCAACACGCGCGCTTACGACGGTCCCAGCATGCAGCGCCTGGAGTTGATCGTGGCCCTTCGCGCGGCGGATTTGCCCCTCAGCGCGGTGGCCGACATCCTCGATCGGGAAGCCGATCCAGCGGCCCAGGCGCTGCGCGTGAACACCGTGGTCGACGCGGCCTTGGTCCGGGCCCGTCAGGCGGTCGCCCGACTCGAGGCCGTCCGTCAGGCCGCGCGCGGCGAAGGTTTGCCGGGTTTGCGTCGCTTGGCCGTCGTCGATGACCAACAGGTGTCGCAATGA
- a CDS encoding MerR family transcriptional regulator, translating into MIAREDYRGPLTKAAQAMFERADRRMGLAGGVCASPPRRVRRGVLSHSAAERALAEIGLSRARLRQWEEFGVIELRRSPGRHRIVDGRVLDHLRLILALRTAGYSLRDITYLSLDGPPTVEILRRRVAQVEAERALTLPLRLGASALRPRRESLAAAA; encoded by the coding sequence ATGATCGCGAGGGAGGACTATCGCGGACCGCTCACCAAGGCGGCCCAGGCGATGTTCGAACGGGCCGACCGCCGCATGGGGCTGGCTGGCGGTGTTTGCGCCTCGCCGCCCCGACGCGTTCGCAGGGGCGTGCTCAGTCATTCGGCGGCCGAGCGCGCCTTGGCTGAGATCGGGTTGTCCCGCGCGCGCCTTCGTCAGTGGGAGGAGTTTGGTGTCATCGAACTGCGCCGAAGTCCGGGGCGCCATCGCATCGTCGATGGTCGAGTGCTCGACCATCTGCGATTGATCCTGGCGCTGAGAACCGCCGGCTATAGTCTTAGGGATATCACCTACCTGTCCCTGGACGGTCCGCCGACGGTCGAGATCCTTCGCCGACGCGTGGCGCAGGTGGAGGCCGAGCGAGCGCTCACGTTGCCTCTGCGCCTGGGCGCCTCGGCCTTGCGTCCCCGCAGGGAGTCTCTGGCCGCGGCGGCCTAA
- a CDS encoding TetR/AcrR family transcriptional regulator, with the protein MPKVQSRGARQVSSDPPRVAGEFRRRTQAERSAATRSMLLDAAIMCLFEYGYGSTTTSKVAEKAGISRGAMLHQFPSKADLMTFVVEETFARDVELYRRLLTGAEAPRERLVAYPAAVWEVLSQPSGIAVLEVLQGSRSDPQLAGKLTPILERIDAAASAQLLREFPRGPSRALRQLIVGAMHGLAMMNVMGVNDEAVRDAVPLLQTLLRAGLQTGVFDSEPDEAGLV; encoded by the coding sequence ATGCCGAAAGTCCAGTCTCGAGGCGCTCGCCAGGTCAGTTCCGATCCGCCGCGCGTGGCGGGCGAGTTTCGGCGTCGGACCCAGGCTGAGCGCAGCGCGGCGACCCGATCGATGCTCCTTGATGCGGCGATCATGTGCCTGTTCGAGTATGGATACGGCTCGACCACCACGAGCAAGGTCGCCGAAAAGGCCGGCATAAGCCGCGGGGCGATGCTGCATCAGTTCCCGTCCAAGGCCGATCTGATGACCTTTGTCGTCGAGGAGACCTTCGCGCGGGACGTCGAACTCTACAGGCGGCTGCTGACGGGGGCGGAGGCGCCGAGGGAGCGCCTGGTGGCCTATCCCGCCGCGGTGTGGGAGGTCTTGAGCCAGCCTTCCGGCATCGCCGTGCTGGAGGTCCTTCAAGGGTCGCGCAGCGACCCGCAACTGGCGGGCAAGCTCACGCCGATCCTGGAACGCATCGATGCGGCCGCGAGCGCCCAACTGCTGCGCGAATTTCCGCGGGGGCCCTCTCGCGCCCTTCGTCAACTCATTGTCGGCGCCATGCACGGGCTGGCGATGATGAACGTCATGGGCGTGAACGATGAGGCCGTGCGTGATGCGGTGCCCCTGCTCCAGACCCTTCTGCGGGCGGGGCTTCAGACGGGCGTGTTCGACTCAGAGCCCGATGAAGCGGGCTTGGTCTGA
- a CDS encoding alpha/beta hydrolase — MAATCLVAGAAGAQSTTDIPTPAGAPAGARTMPVYGKANPGKLSDEMLFGSGSEVRNVTYPTLTAVLPKPGTANGSAVIVAPGGGFMFLSMDGEGWKVAQALADRGYTAFVLKYRLSPTPKDQAAFQAGVMKLIMGMAGPGPKPQMDTTDATKDALAALKLVRGRSAEWGIDPKRVGMIGFSAGAITTLQAVLGADGDGDPATTPPDFFGYVYGPMESVQVPQAGPPMFAALAMDDGMFSKGDFGLVTAWRDAKRPVELHIYQAGGHGFGTGKPGMTNALIMPEFLAWLEMQAPARQKP; from the coding sequence GTGGCGGCGACATGCCTGGTGGCGGGGGCGGCGGGCGCGCAAAGCACGACGGATATCCCCACGCCCGCCGGGGCGCCGGCGGGCGCGCGGACGATGCCCGTCTATGGCAAGGCCAACCCCGGCAAACTGAGCGACGAGATGCTCTTCGGTTCGGGCAGCGAAGTGCGCAACGTCACCTATCCCACCTTGACCGCGGTGCTGCCCAAGCCCGGCACGGCCAACGGCTCGGCTGTGATCGTCGCCCCCGGCGGCGGCTTCATGTTCCTGTCGATGGACGGCGAGGGCTGGAAGGTCGCCCAAGCCCTCGCTGACCGCGGCTACACCGCGTTCGTCCTGAAATATCGGCTCAGCCCCACGCCCAAGGACCAAGCGGCGTTTCAGGCCGGGGTCATGAAACTGATCATGGGCATGGCCGGCCCCGGCCCGAAGCCGCAGATGGACACCACCGACGCCACCAAGGACGCGCTGGCGGCGCTCAAACTGGTGCGCGGCCGTTCGGCCGAGTGGGGGATAGATCCCAAACGTGTCGGCATGATCGGTTTTTCGGCCGGCGCGATCACGACGCTGCAGGCGGTTCTCGGCGCCGACGGCGACGGCGATCCGGCGACCACGCCGCCCGACTTCTTCGGCTATGTCTACGGCCCGATGGAGTCGGTGCAGGTGCCCCAAGCGGGGCCGCCGATGTTCGCCGCGCTAGCGATGGACGACGGCATGTTCAGCAAAGGTGATTTTGGGCTCGTCACCGCCTGGCGCGACGCCAAACGCCCGGTCGAACTGCATATCTACCAGGCTGGCGGCCATGGCTTTGGCACGGGCAAGCCTGGCATGACGAACGCATTGATCATGCCAGAATTTCTCGCCTGGCTCGAGATGCAGGCGCCTGCTCGGCAAAAGCCTTAG
- a CDS encoding DUF6351 family protein, translating into MFRRIAGAAVGIFLITAGLSDARAAERLKIKVLSSPRPTLVSGGDTLVEVVGADGEAVKLTVNGAAVDALRADPARGSLVGLVMGLREGENGLVARVGRRTARLTIVNHSKNGPILSGPHMRPYECRTVEAGLGPALDDNCNAPTRIDWFYRSTTNLFKPLPAGPLPEDLARTTTIEGVSVPYIVRVETGTLNRTIYRIATLEDPGRPPSRGTGSAWNGRLAVSFGGGGGAKYNQGLVPMQTVLSDLFLSRGFAHIVASELVNDLHANAVLQGEALMMIKEHFIEQYGAPRWTVGSGGSGGAIQQYLIAQIYPGLLDGIQPEAAFPDSSPMIADCGLLENYWRKADATVWTQEKRQAVSGFAPSTCRLWELLFVPVIKAANKPGCALSDQSLVYDARSNRRGARCSAADWRVNQIGRDPTTGFAYRYDDNIGLQYGLGAFNAGRISVNEFLDLNEGIGGYDTDGGFQAERMRADPVGLRRLYQAGLVNSGGGGLASLPILSFRSYNDPAGDIHDRLRDIVIRERMRKANGDAQNAVFWVASNDRKKFESVAAQALDAMTQWLDALSAAPGPTTHAKVVRYKPAGAVDAYFDSQGVKHAEALTLTGPSQANSLYPFYSDPRVVAGGPLSVDVLKCDLKRADPRDYKVAFTPEQWARLTRTFPAGVCDFSRPGVGRAHLNAVYHRY; encoded by the coding sequence GTGTTTCGAAGGATCGCCGGCGCGGCCGTCGGCATATTTCTGATCACCGCCGGTCTGTCTGACGCGCGCGCCGCCGAACGACTGAAGATCAAGGTGCTGTCCTCGCCGCGCCCCACGCTCGTTTCCGGTGGGGACACGCTGGTCGAGGTCGTCGGGGCCGATGGTGAGGCGGTCAAGCTCACGGTGAACGGCGCGGCGGTCGATGCGTTGCGCGCCGATCCGGCGCGGGGAAGCCTGGTCGGCTTGGTGATGGGGTTGCGTGAGGGTGAAAACGGCCTCGTCGCGCGCGTTGGGCGGCGCACGGCGCGACTGACGATCGTCAACCATTCCAAGAATGGTCCGATCCTGTCCGGGCCGCACATGCGACCTTACGAGTGTCGAACGGTCGAGGCGGGACTGGGACCGGCGCTGGACGACAACTGCAACGCGCCGACGCGGATCGACTGGTTCTATCGCAGTACGACGAACCTCTTCAAACCCTTGCCCGCCGGCCCCCTGCCTGAGGATCTGGCGCGGACAACCACGATCGAGGGCGTGAGCGTCCCCTATATCGTCCGGGTCGAAACGGGGACGCTCAACCGCACGATCTATCGCATCGCGACATTGGAAGATCCTGGCCGACCTCCCTCGCGGGGGACGGGATCGGCATGGAACGGTCGGCTCGCGGTCAGCTTCGGCGGCGGTGGCGGCGCGAAGTATAATCAGGGCTTGGTTCCGATGCAGACGGTTCTGAGCGATCTGTTCCTGTCGCGGGGCTTTGCGCACATCGTCGCCTCCGAACTCGTCAACGATCTCCATGCCAACGCCGTGCTCCAGGGCGAGGCGCTGATGATGATCAAGGAGCATTTCATCGAGCAATACGGAGCGCCGCGCTGGACGGTTGGCAGCGGCGGATCGGGTGGCGCGATCCAGCAATATCTGATCGCGCAGATCTATCCTGGCCTGCTGGACGGCATTCAGCCCGAAGCGGCCTTCCCCGACAGCTCGCCGATGATCGCCGACTGCGGCCTGCTCGAGAACTATTGGCGCAAGGCCGACGCGACGGTGTGGACCCAGGAAAAGCGCCAGGCCGTATCGGGATTTGCGCCCTCCACCTGCAGGCTGTGGGAGTTGTTGTTCGTGCCGGTGATCAAGGCGGCTAACAAGCCAGGCTGTGCCCTCTCCGATCAGAGCCTGGTCTATGACGCCCGTTCCAACCGGCGCGGGGCGCGGTGTTCGGCGGCCGATTGGCGGGTCAACCAGATCGGACGCGATCCCACGACCGGCTTCGCCTATCGCTATGACGACAATATCGGCCTTCAATACGGCCTTGGCGCGTTCAACGCCGGCCGAATTTCCGTCAACGAGTTCCTGGACCTGAACGAAGGGATCGGCGGGTACGACACGGACGGCGGCTTCCAGGCCGAGCGGATGCGCGCGGACCCCGTGGGGTTGCGGCGTCTCTATCAGGCCGGTCTGGTCAATTCCGGCGGTGGCGGACTGGCGAGCCTGCCGATCCTGTCCTTCCGATCCTATAACGATCCGGCCGGTGACATTCATGACCGGCTCCGCGACATCGTCATCCGTGAGCGGATGCGCAAGGCCAATGGCGACGCCCAGAACGCGGTGTTCTGGGTGGCGAGCAACGACCGGAAGAAGTTCGAGTCCGTCGCGGCGCAGGCCCTTGATGCTATGACGCAGTGGCTCGACGCGCTGTCCGCGGCGCCGGGGCCGACGACCCATGCCAAGGTCGTGCGCTACAAGCCGGCCGGCGCGGTGGACGCCTATTTCGACAGTCAGGGGGTCAAGCATGCCGAGGCCCTGACCCTAACCGGGCCGAGCCAGGCCAACAGCCTTTATCCCTTCTATTCGGATCCGCGTGTGGTCGCCGGCGGTCCGCTGTCGGTGGACGTTTTAAAGTGCGACCTCAAAAGAGCGGACCCACGCGATTACAAGGTCGCCTTCACGCCAGAGCAATGGGCGCGGCTGACGCGAACATTTCCGGCCGGGGTCTGTGACTTCTCCAGGCCCGGCGTGGGACGGGCGCATCTGAACGCGGTCTACCATCGCTATTGA
- a CDS encoding glycosyl hydrolase gives MPSPRLHAKQGRGHDLIGAVGPMTAAVLLSGALAGPAFARHDGASPPPRSVEADRLERDFKDPPAGARPRVWWHWMNGNITKDGIRKDLEWMKRSGIAGVQTFDANIATPQIVDRRLTFMSAEWKDAFRFAASEADRLDLELAIASSPGFSVTGGPWVQPKDGMKKIAWSETTVQGGAPFQGKLPRPPETTGPFQDTAFDDMVSLNPTADTVEKPRLYRDTAVFAYRVPVGERSLQTTARLNGKAIDGSSLSDGAFASGVTAPRGTGGKPTVLDLTLDKPQPVRSVTYFTRGAFRLFRPGIVMSRLEASSDGITWRKVVDLPPSTVPVTLSFAPVEARFFRCVMMTVAETSIIGAQGGAAGFDQRTFDAYKGPSDLEIAEMRLSTEARVDRWEAKAGFADLPAAYAPDPNLNTAEPGVSSQDVIDLTGRMAADGALTWTPPPGRWRIVRMGWSLLGTTNHPASPEGTGLEVDKIDPAAVRRYLETYLALYRDAAGPSLMGKRGVQALLTDSTEAGSFNWTPGLLEHFQRLRGYDPRPWLPTLTGVIVQSRALTDQFLYDYRRTLGDLYATEHYATVARVAHENGLKVYGESLEGSAGVGDDLDMRRYADVPMGAQWTFGRDAKPQPHHEADMRGAASVAHVYGQNIVAAESLTSAEHPWAFAPADLRATMDLIFASGVNRPVIHTSAHVPRDDRAPGLSLWIYGQYFNRMETWAGMARPWIDYIARSSVLLQAGHAVADVAYFYGEDAPIGAMSAAGLPADLPTRHAYDFVSARTVRDDLKVDDGDVVAPSGARYRVLYLGGSSRRMTLPTLRGIAALAEQGATIVGEAPTSSPSLEGSASDYARLVRTLWSGEAVTTVGQGRVIAGPSVEKALDLIGAKPDFQIQKPETAAEVRFVHRRLPDGDLYFVNHRGKQAVNLEARFGVTGKAAEIWRADAASIQPASYRIEGDGTVVPLNLAAEDSLFVVFRHDATGSARTVPPQTAQVIAELGGAWNVTFQPGRGAPAATTLSKLQSLSEQPQPGVRYFSGVSTYRKTIEAPRSYRPGAPVLLDLGTVGDVAEVWINGQRAGVAWQAPYRVNLDGLLRPGRNRLEVRVANLWVNRLIGDAQPGAAPIAYAATPAYTADAPLRPSGLIGPVRLMTTRP, from the coding sequence ATGCCGTCACCGCGCCTTCACGCCAAGCAAGGCCGAGGTCATGACCTGATCGGCGCCGTCGGCCCGATGACCGCTGCTGTCTTGCTCAGCGGCGCCCTGGCCGGGCCGGCCTTCGCCCGGCACGATGGGGCAAGCCCCCCGCCCAGGTCCGTCGAGGCCGATCGGCTCGAGCGTGACTTCAAGGATCCGCCGGCCGGGGCCAGGCCCCGCGTCTGGTGGCACTGGATGAACGGCAACATCACCAAGGACGGCATCCGCAAAGACCTTGAATGGATGAAGCGAAGCGGGATCGCCGGTGTGCAGACGTTCGACGCCAACATCGCGACCCCACAGATCGTCGACCGGCGACTGACGTTCATGTCCGCCGAGTGGAAGGATGCGTTTCGCTTCGCCGCCAGCGAGGCCGACCGCCTCGACCTTGAGCTGGCCATCGCCTCCTCTCCAGGCTTCTCCGTCACTGGAGGCCCTTGGGTCCAGCCCAAGGACGGCATGAAGAAGATCGCCTGGAGCGAGACAACCGTTCAGGGCGGGGCGCCGTTTCAAGGCAAGCTGCCAAGACCTCCTGAAACGACCGGCCCTTTTCAAGATACGGCCTTCGATGACATGGTTTCGCTAAACCCGACGGCGGACACGGTCGAAAAGCCGCGCCTCTATCGAGACACGGCCGTATTCGCCTACCGCGTCCCCGTCGGGGAGCGATCGCTCCAGACGACCGCCCGTCTGAACGGCAAGGCGATCGACGGGTCGTCCCTGTCCGATGGCGCCTTCGCCAGCGGCGTCACCGCGCCGCGCGGGACCGGCGGCAAGCCCACCGTCCTGGACCTCACGCTCGACAAGCCCCAGCCCGTGCGATCGGTCACCTATTTCACGCGGGGCGCCTTTCGGTTGTTCCGGCCTGGAATTGTCATGTCCCGGCTCGAAGCCAGTTCCGACGGGATCACCTGGCGCAAGGTCGTCGATCTGCCCCCCTCGACCGTGCCGGTCACGCTCAGCTTCGCGCCGGTCGAGGCCAGGTTCTTTCGCTGCGTGATGATGACCGTGGCCGAGACGTCGATCATTGGCGCTCAAGGCGGAGCGGCGGGGTTCGATCAGAGGACCTTCGACGCCTACAAGGGCCCTTCCGACCTTGAGATCGCCGAAATGCGCCTGTCGACCGAAGCCCGCGTCGACCGTTGGGAGGCCAAGGCTGGCTTCGCCGACCTTCCCGCCGCCTACGCGCCGGATCCAAACCTGAATACGGCCGAACCGGGCGTTTCGAGCCAGGACGTGATCGATCTGACCGGTCGCATGGCCGCCGACGGCGCCCTGACCTGGACGCCGCCTCCCGGCCGATGGCGGATCGTTCGGATGGGCTGGTCCTTGCTGGGCACCACGAACCATCCGGCCAGCCCTGAGGGGACCGGACTGGAGGTCGACAAGATCGATCCTGCCGCCGTGCGCCGCTATCTCGAAACCTATCTGGCCTTGTATCGGGACGCGGCGGGTCCAAGCCTGATGGGCAAGCGCGGCGTGCAGGCCTTGCTCACCGACAGCACCGAAGCGGGGAGCTTCAACTGGACGCCGGGTCTGCTGGAGCATTTTCAGCGGTTGCGGGGGTATGATCCACGTCCCTGGCTTCCGACGCTCACGGGCGTGATCGTGCAATCACGAGCGCTCACCGACCAGTTTTTGTACGATTATCGGCGCACGCTCGGCGATCTCTACGCCACCGAGCACTACGCCACGGTCGCGCGCGTCGCCCATGAAAACGGGCTCAAAGTCTATGGTGAGTCGCTCGAGGGATCCGCGGGGGTCGGGGACGACCTGGACATGCGTCGCTACGCGGATGTCCCGATGGGGGCGCAATGGACGTTTGGGCGCGACGCCAAGCCCCAGCCCCATCATGAAGCGGACATGCGCGGCGCGGCCTCGGTGGCCCACGTCTACGGCCAGAACATTGTCGCGGCCGAGTCCCTGACCTCAGCGGAACACCCTTGGGCTTTCGCGCCCGCGGACCTGCGCGCCACCATGGACCTGATCTTCGCCAGCGGCGTCAATCGACCCGTGATCCACACCTCCGCGCACGTGCCGCGCGACGATCGCGCGCCGGGCCTGTCGCTGTGGATCTACGGTCAGTATTTCAACCGAATGGAGACCTGGGCGGGAATGGCGCGCCCATGGATCGACTACATCGCGCGCAGCAGCGTGTTGCTGCAGGCCGGACATGCGGTCGCCGACGTCGCCTATTTCTACGGCGAGGACGCGCCGATCGGCGCGATGTCCGCCGCCGGCCTGCCGGCCGACCTGCCCACGCGCCACGCCTACGATTTCGTCAGCGCCAGGACCGTGCGCGATGACCTCAAGGTGGACGACGGGGATGTCGTCGCGCCGAGCGGGGCCCGCTACCGCGTCCTCTATCTCGGCGGCTCGAGCCGACGCATGACCTTGCCGACCCTGCGCGGGATCGCGGCGCTGGCCGAGCAGGGGGCCACGATCGTGGGCGAGGCGCCGACCAGCTCGCCGAGCCTCGAAGGGAGCGCATCGGATTATGCGCGCCTGGTGCGAACCCTATGGTCGGGCGAGGCGGTGACGACGGTCGGCCAGGGACGCGTGATCGCCGGGCCGAGCGTGGAAAAGGCGTTGGACCTCATCGGCGCGAAGCCGGATTTCCAGATCCAGAAGCCCGAGACGGCCGCCGAGGTGCGGTTCGTGCACCGCCGCCTCCCCGACGGCGACCTCTATTTTGTGAACCATCGCGGCAAGCAAGCCGTCAACCTGGAGGCCCGCTTCGGTGTGACGGGCAAGGCGGCGGAGATCTGGCGCGCGGACGCAGCCTCCATCCAGCCGGCGTCCTATCGGATCGAAGGTGATGGAACGGTGGTGCCTCTGAACCTCGCCGCCGAGGACTCCCTCTTTGTCGTCTTCCGACACGACGCCACCGGGTCTGCAAGGACCGTCCCGCCACAAACCGCCCAGGTGATCGCGGAACTCGGCGGAGCCTGGAACGTGACCTTTCAGCCTGGCCGCGGCGCGCCGGCCGCCACGACGCTGTCCAAACTTCAGTCGCTGAGCGAGCAGCCTCAGCCCGGCGTTCGATATTTTTCAGGCGTGTCGACCTACCGCAAGACGATCGAAGCGCCACGATCCTATCGGCCTGGCGCTCCGGTTCTGCTGGACCTGGGGACGGTCGGGGATGTCGCCGAAGTCTGGATCAACGGCCAGCGGGCGGGCGTGGCTTGGCAAGCGCCTTATCGGGTGAACCTGGACGGCTTGCTAAGGCCCGGCCGCAATCGGCTTGAGGTTCGCGTGGCGAACCTGTGGGTGAACCGACTGATCGGCGACGCGCAGCCTGGCGCCGCGCCCATAGCCTACGCCGCCACCCCCGCCTACACCGCCGACGCGCCCCTGCGCCCGTCGGGCCTGATCGGTCCTGTGCGGCTGATGACGACGCGCCCGTGA
- a CDS encoding SDR family NAD(P)-dependent oxidoreductase: MQLNSSLSAIVTGGASGLGEATARRLAAEGVKVTIFDMNLERGSQVADEIGALACRVDVTSDADVVQGLAAARAAHGQERILVNCAGIVLGAKTVARRKTDGVLIAAATDDFDRVVRVNLGGTFRCIAHSALGMAGLDRLATGERGVIISTASVAAEDGQVGQAAYAASKAGVAGMALPIARDLASEGVRVNTILPGLFETPMMAGLPAAVRASLAATVPFPDRLGAGEEYAALVVEMCRNAYLNAAAIRLDGALRMAAR; the protein is encoded by the coding sequence TTGCAGCTCAATTCAAGCCTCAGCGCGATCGTCACGGGAGGCGCCTCGGGCCTCGGGGAAGCCACGGCCCGCCGCCTGGCCGCCGAAGGCGTCAAGGTCACGATCTTTGACATGAACCTGGAACGTGGATCGCAGGTGGCCGACGAGATCGGCGCCCTGGCCTGCCGCGTGGACGTCACCTCCGACGCCGATGTGGTCCAAGGGCTGGCGGCGGCGCGCGCGGCCCATGGCCAAGAGCGCATCCTGGTCAATTGCGCCGGCATTGTCCTGGGCGCCAAGACCGTCGCCCGACGAAAGACCGATGGCGTGCTGATCGCGGCGGCGACCGACGATTTCGATCGGGTCGTCCGGGTCAACCTCGGCGGCACGTTCCGGTGCATCGCCCATAGCGCCTTGGGAATGGCGGGTCTTGACCGGCTGGCGACCGGCGAGCGGGGCGTGATCATTTCAACGGCTTCGGTGGCGGCCGAGGACGGTCAGGTCGGACAGGCCGCCTACGCCGCCTCCAAGGCGGGCGTGGCGGGCATGGCCCTGCCCATCGCCCGTGATCTCGCTTCGGAGGGCGTTCGGGTCAATACGATCCTGCCGGGCCTGTTCGAGACCCCGATGATGGCGGGGCTGCCAGCGGCGGTTCGCGCGAGCCTGGCGGCGACCGTGCCGTTTCCCGATCGCCTGGGGGCGGGCGAGGAATACGCCGCCCTGGTCGTTGAGATGTGCCGCAACGCCTACCTCAACGCCGCGGCGATCCGCCTGGACGGCGCCTTGCGAATGGCCGCGCGATGA